In one window of bacterium DNA:
- the meaB gene encoding methylmalonyl Co-A mutase-associated GTPase MeaB has translation MNHDDLDREAHSGAESGEEGTARSSQGRLGVRPGVRSPGSTSPSAARPARRELTIDEHVRGILDGDRVVLGKTITLIESLKPEHNRRALEVMEQLLPHTGRSVRIGITGVPGVGKSTFIEALGSELTEEGHSIAVLAIDPSSRLSGGSIMGDKTRMEKLSVHPNAFIRPSPSAGSLGGVARKTREAMLLCEAAGFDIIVVETVGVGQSETMVHSMVDVFLLLMLAGAGDSLQGIKRGIMELADAVVINKADGENLMAARRARSEYESALHLMKYPVPDWTPPVLTCSSLTREGVSAVWETLQRFRTRMMENGYFEEKRSRQALDWMQESIAASLQDRFETHPSVAAMLPELKKRVADGTLPPLLAAQRLLEIFFDEEISTL, from the coding sequence ATGAATCACGACGACCTCGATCGCGAAGCCCACAGTGGCGCGGAATCCGGCGAGGAAGGAACCGCGCGCTCTTCTCAGGGACGCCTGGGTGTGCGTCCCGGTGTACGCTCACCGGGCAGTACCTCCCCCTCCGCTGCGCGTCCCGCGCGGCGCGAGCTGACTATTGACGAACATGTCCGCGGCATTCTTGACGGAGACCGCGTCGTGCTCGGGAAAACCATTACCCTGATCGAAAGCCTCAAACCCGAACACAACCGCCGGGCCCTCGAAGTGATGGAGCAGCTGCTGCCGCATACGGGCCGCTCGGTGCGCATCGGGATTACCGGGGTGCCGGGCGTGGGGAAAAGCACGTTCATTGAAGCGCTCGGTTCCGAACTGACTGAAGAGGGACACAGTATAGCCGTACTTGCCATCGACCCGAGCAGCCGCCTGTCCGGTGGCAGCATCATGGGCGATAAGACCCGGATGGAAAAACTGTCCGTGCACCCCAACGCGTTCATCCGTCCCTCTCCTTCCGCTGGATCCCTGGGCGGCGTCGCCCGGAAAACCCGTGAAGCCATGCTGCTCTGCGAAGCCGCCGGTTTCGATATCATTGTCGTGGAAACCGTGGGGGTGGGACAATCCGAGACCATGGTGCACTCCATGGTCGATGTGTTCCTGCTGCTCATGCTCGCCGGTGCGGGTGACAGTCTGCAGGGTATCAAGCGCGGCATCATGGAGCTTGCCGATGCGGTCGTTATCAACAAGGCAGACGGCGAAAACCTGATGGCCGCAAGGCGCGCGCGCAGCGAATACGAATCGGCGCTGCACCTGATGAAATACCCGGTGCCGGACTGGACTCCCCCCGTTCTCACCTGTTCGTCCCTCACGCGCGAGGGTGTCTCTGCTGTATGGGAGACATTGCAGCGTTTTCGCACGCGCATGATGGAAAATGGCTATTTCGAAGAGAAACGCAGCCGTCAGGCGCTCGACTGGATGCAGGAAAGCATCGCCGCATCGCTGCAGGACCGCTTCGAGACGCATCCTTCCGTTGCAGCCATGCTGCCGGAATTGAAGAAACGCGTCGCCGACGGCACGCTTCCTCCCCTGCTGGCGGCACAACGCCTGCTTGAGATCTTTTTCGATGAAGAAATATCTACGTTGTGA
- the radA gene encoding DNA repair protein RadA, whose protein sequence is MAKQKTQYVCQSCGARSARWSGKCDTCGEWNTLTEELVRKESSGRGARASSGDARVHSITSVDAREDTRLGTGLQELDRVLGGGIVPGSMILLGGDPGIGKSTLMMQLGRGDARILYVSGEESLRQIKLRAERLGVSGDDFLVLAETNLDAILHAVEEVKPALVVIDSIQTIYRPELESAPGSISQVRESTAVLLRHAKNSNIPMVVVGHVTKDGVIAGPRVLEHMVDTVLQFEGDHHHTYRIVRGLKNRFGSTNEIGIFEMREEGLREVTNPSEVFLSERSRGISGSCVTASLEGSRALLIEVQALVTPSNYGTPQRTVSGIDGRRVSLLLAVLEKRYGMLVGQYDIFVNIAGGVRIDEPAVDLAVCAAIASSARDTAIDHGTALVGEVGLGGEVRSVGQVEKRVSEAEKLGFRRIVIPRGGLPEKKKRSIEVIEVDLLAEAMEKILH, encoded by the coding sequence GTGGCAAAACAGAAAACCCAATACGTCTGTCAATCCTGCGGGGCGAGATCTGCGCGCTGGAGCGGGAAATGCGACACCTGTGGTGAATGGAATACGCTCACCGAAGAACTGGTGCGCAAGGAAAGCAGTGGACGAGGCGCGCGCGCATCTTCAGGGGACGCGCGCGTGCATTCAATCACGTCAGTTGACGCGCGCGAAGACACGCGCCTGGGAACAGGACTGCAGGAGCTGGATCGCGTGCTCGGTGGAGGCATCGTACCGGGATCGATGATTCTGCTGGGGGGGGATCCCGGCATCGGGAAATCCACGCTCATGATGCAGCTCGGACGCGGCGATGCCCGCATCCTGTATGTGAGCGGAGAGGAGTCTCTGCGACAGATCAAACTGCGTGCAGAACGCCTGGGGGTGTCTGGCGATGACTTTCTTGTGCTCGCAGAAACCAATCTCGATGCCATTCTGCATGCAGTGGAGGAAGTCAAACCGGCACTCGTCGTCATCGATTCCATCCAGACCATCTATCGTCCCGAACTTGAAAGTGCGCCTGGGAGCATTTCCCAGGTGCGTGAAAGTACCGCCGTTCTACTCAGACACGCGAAAAACAGTAATATTCCGATGGTTGTTGTCGGACATGTGACGAAGGATGGTGTGATTGCCGGTCCGCGCGTCCTGGAACATATGGTCGATACCGTCCTGCAGTTTGAAGGAGATCACCATCACACCTATCGCATCGTGCGGGGATTGAAAAACCGCTTCGGCAGTACGAATGAGATCGGGATTTTCGAAATGCGCGAGGAGGGATTGCGGGAAGTCACCAATCCCAGCGAGGTGTTTCTTTCGGAGCGTTCCCGCGGGATATCTGGATCCTGCGTCACCGCCAGTCTCGAAGGCTCGCGCGCGCTGCTCATCGAAGTGCAGGCGCTCGTGACGCCGAGCAACTACGGAACGCCGCAGCGAACGGTATCAGGCATTGATGGCAGACGTGTTTCACTTCTGCTCGCCGTGCTCGAAAAGCGCTACGGCATGCTGGTCGGACAGTATGATATTTTCGTGAATATCGCGGGAGGCGTGCGCATTGATGAACCGGCCGTCGATCTCGCCGTCTGCGCAGCCATTGCTTCTTCCGCCCGCGATACCGCCATTGATCATGGGACGGCGCTGGTCGGGGAAGTGGGTCTTGGCGGAGAGGTACGGTCGGTGGGACAGGTGGAAAAGCGGGTTAGTGAGGCTGAAAAGCTCGGTTTTCGCAGAATTGTCATTCCGCGTGGGGGACTGCCGGAGAAGAAGAAACGCAGCATTGAAGTCATCGAAGTCGATCTCCTTGCCGAGGCGATGGAGAAAATCCTGCACTGA
- a CDS encoding TlpA family protein disulfide reductase has protein sequence MKTFILTLALLFTSMTLSAQVGKQAPEFSLKDKDGKVYSLESLKGKVVVLNFWATWCPPCKAEIPDLKRVYDKYGEKGVEILGVSLDNKGWSVLKPFVEKWDINYPIVLGGIDIARDYGNVRSIPTTFIINREGKVIDRHVGSIKEDVLVSKFEKLL, from the coding sequence ATGAAAACATTCATTCTCACGCTTGCGCTGCTGTTTACCTCCATGACGCTTTCCGCACAGGTCGGGAAGCAGGCACCGGAGTTTTCGCTGAAAGACAAGGACGGTAAGGTCTACTCGCTGGAATCACTGAAAGGAAAAGTGGTCGTACTGAATTTCTGGGCCACCTGGTGTCCCCCCTGTAAGGCAGAAATCCCTGATCTCAAGCGTGTCTATGACAAGTACGGAGAAAAGGGTGTAGAAATTCTCGGCGTATCGCTGGATAACAAGGGCTGGAGTGTACTCAAGCCTTTCGTAGAGAAATGGGATATCAACTATCCCATCGTTCTCGGTGGCATTGACATTGCGCGCGACTATGGCAACGTTCGCTCCATCCCCACGACTTTCATCATCAATCGCGAGGGAAAAGTCATCGACAGGCATGTCGGATCCATCAAGGAAGATGTACTCGTCAGCAAGTTTGAAAAGCTGCTCTGA
- a CDS encoding MFS transporter codes for MSNNITPRQEGGGRFRSMFRTLQHRNFRLFITGQLISLIGTWAQRLGVGWLAWELTHSGFWVGAAAFAGLFPGVLIGPLAGSVVDSMNRFRLLKITQRLFLVQAAILAALTISGLITIEWLLFLETLLALITAFDIPVRQAIVVELVGKEDLPNGIAINSSSVNITRMIGPAIAGVIIVTLGIGEAFLLNAVTYIAVLVSLGMMRLEAYVPSRHGQRRLSHIKAGLRYSWRTPQIRNWLLLFFLLALFGMPYATILPVVSELKFSMGAEGLSWLVAASGLGATTGALMLAAKRSTRGMPRILFIGAVVFGLCLIVFGLLESFTLSVLFIPFCGFAMMLQMAGINIVLQTELEEEHRGRVMSLLSMAFQSAFPLGSLWMGWVADHLGASMPYYIGGSLTALSSLLLGSLILYHRRKTAF; via the coding sequence GTGAGTAACAATATTACACCCCGGCAGGAAGGAGGGGGCCGCTTCCGCAGCATGTTCCGCACGCTGCAGCATCGGAATTTCCGCCTGTTCATTACCGGCCAACTCATTTCTCTCATAGGAACCTGGGCGCAGAGGCTTGGGGTCGGCTGGCTAGCATGGGAATTGACTCATTCAGGATTCTGGGTCGGTGCTGCCGCGTTCGCCGGACTCTTTCCCGGCGTACTTATCGGTCCCCTGGCCGGATCCGTGGTCGACAGCATGAATCGCTTTCGCCTGCTGAAAATCACGCAGCGACTGTTCCTCGTGCAGGCGGCAATCCTGGCTGCGCTGACCATTTCCGGCCTGATTACCATAGAATGGCTGCTTTTCCTGGAAACACTGCTTGCGCTGATCACGGCATTCGACATCCCGGTGCGTCAGGCCATCGTCGTCGAACTCGTCGGAAAAGAGGATTTACCCAATGGCATCGCCATCAATTCCTCCAGCGTAAACATCACGCGTATGATTGGTCCGGCCATTGCAGGTGTGATCATTGTCACCCTTGGAATCGGCGAGGCCTTCCTTCTCAATGCGGTCACCTACATTGCAGTGCTGGTCAGTCTCGGCATGATGCGGCTGGAGGCGTACGTTCCATCGCGTCATGGACAGCGGCGTCTTTCACATATCAAGGCGGGACTCCGCTACTCCTGGCGCACGCCGCAGATTCGCAACTGGCTGCTGCTCTTTTTCCTTCTCGCACTTTTCGGCATGCCCTATGCCACGATTCTGCCGGTTGTATCCGAGCTCAAATTTTCCATGGGAGCCGAGGGACTCTCATGGCTGGTCGCGGCATCAGGACTGGGCGCCACAACCGGGGCGCTGATGCTCGCTGCGAAGCGAAGTACCCGCGGAATGCCACGTATTCTCTTCATCGGCGCAGTGGTCTTCGGTCTCTGCCTGATCGTCTTCGGCCTACTCGAGTCGTTCACGCTATCCGTGCTTTTCATTCCCTTCTGCGGCTTTGCCATGATGCTGCAGATGGCAGGTATCAATATCGTACTGCAGACCGAGCTCGAGGAGGAGCACCGCGGACGCGTCATGAGCCTGCTCAGCATGGCGTTTCAATCGGCCTTTCCCCTCGGCAGCCTCTGGATGGGGTGGGTCGCAGATCATCTCGGTGCGTCCATGCCGTATTATATCGGCGGCTCGTTGACGGCACTGTCGTCGCTGCTTCTCGGGTCACTTATTCTGTATCACAGGAGAAAAACTGCGTTCTGA
- the aroC gene encoding chorismate synthase, producing MRGNSFGNQLVLSGFGESHGSALGAVIDGCPSGIALEAEHINAALRRRRPGQSPITSARAETDSAELLSGVFDGKTLGTPIAVLVRNQDARSGDYSPGEYRVGHADKVWEQKYGHRDHRGGGRSSGRETISRVIAGAIAERILPANTRIVAFARQIGHIPAVNMSSTITRAQVDAFPTRCPDPEADIAIMEELLRLKEQGDSIGGIVEVWLDNVPAGLGEPVFRKLKSELASAIMSIGAVTGVGLGDAFTEALLPGHAFHEAIEGAAPGAARRSYGIQGGISNGERIIMRCAVKPTSTLGRAAREGRHDPCILPRIIPVVEAMTAFVLADLFLAARMDKI from the coding sequence ATGCGTGGTAATAGTTTTGGAAATCAGCTTGTTTTATCCGGTTTTGGCGAGAGCCACGGCAGCGCACTCGGTGCCGTCATCGACGGGTGTCCTTCTGGCATAGCACTGGAGGCCGAGCATATCAACGCTGCACTTCGCAGGCGACGTCCCGGACAATCACCCATAACAAGCGCGCGCGCGGAAACTGACAGCGCAGAGCTTCTCAGTGGCGTGTTTGATGGAAAAACACTCGGTACCCCCATTGCGGTGCTGGTCCGTAACCAGGACGCGCGCAGCGGCGATTATTCGCCGGGCGAGTATCGTGTGGGACATGCCGACAAGGTGTGGGAGCAGAAATACGGGCACCGGGATCACCGGGGTGGGGGACGCTCATCGGGAAGGGAGACTATTTCGAGAGTTATCGCTGGTGCCATCGCGGAGCGGATTCTACCCGCGAACACACGCATCGTCGCGTTTGCGCGACAGATTGGACATATCCCGGCTGTCAACATGTCGTCCACCATCACGCGCGCGCAGGTCGATGCCTTTCCCACCCGCTGTCCCGATCCGGAAGCGGATATCGCCATCATGGAGGAGCTTCTCCGCCTCAAAGAGCAGGGCGACAGCATTGGAGGCATTGTCGAAGTTTGGCTTGACAATGTTCCTGCAGGACTCGGGGAGCCGGTGTTTCGCAAGCTCAAGTCCGAACTGGCGTCAGCAATCATGAGCATCGGTGCGGTAACCGGGGTCGGACTCGGAGATGCCTTTACCGAAGCCTTGTTACCGGGACATGCATTTCATGAAGCGATTGAAGGTGCAGCACCCGGTGCGGCCCGAAGATCCTATGGTATCCAGGGAGGTATCAGCAACGGCGAGCGCATCATCATGCGTTGCGCGGTCAAACCCACGAGCACTCTCGGACGCGCTGCGCGCGAGGGAAGGCACGACCCATGCATCCTCCCTCGCATTATTCCGGTTGTGGAAGCTATGACTGCATTCGTTCTGGCGGATCTTTTTCTGGCCGCCCGCATGGACAAAATCTGA
- a CDS encoding aminotransferase class I/II-fold pyridoxal phosphate-dependent enzyme, producing the protein MRSPATRRIAAVEPSIFATMSALAVKHRAVNLGQGFPDFDGPSWIVDAFTSALHAERNQYAPMHGTQSLRNAVADYHRRFYDLRWDDDRHITVTAGATEALFSTMLATLEEGDEVILFEPWYDSYYANCLLAGAKPVCVTLHKPDFRIPADELASAITDRTRMIVVNNPHNPTGRMFTRDELESVAAIARDRDLLVLSDEVYEFLTFDGRQHIPFATLPGMRERTVTISSTGKTFGMTGWKIGYAIAEEALTAAIRTVHQFTTFAVNTPGQLAMAEGLQRLEQYLPEFRALYAGKRDMLAEGLEGSSLRVHAPEGTYFMMVSLPEDAGMGDVECATRLVTDKQVAVIPPSVFYRNSEEGTTMLRLCFAKTEHTLREGISRLQSC; encoded by the coding sequence ATGAGAAGTCCGGCCACCCGGCGCATCGCCGCCGTCGAACCGTCCATTTTTGCCACCATGAGTGCGCTGGCAGTCAAGCACAGGGCTGTCAATCTCGGACAGGGATTCCCGGATTTCGATGGTCCCTCCTGGATCGTCGATGCCTTCACATCCGCCCTGCATGCAGAGCGAAATCAGTACGCGCCCATGCACGGCACGCAGAGTCTGCGCAATGCGGTCGCTGATTACCACCGACGCTTCTACGATCTGCGATGGGATGACGATCGCCATATCACCGTCACAGCGGGCGCAACCGAAGCGCTGTTTTCCACCATGCTCGCGACACTCGAGGAGGGAGACGAGGTGATACTCTTCGAGCCCTGGTATGACAGCTATTATGCGAATTGCCTTCTCGCCGGGGCGAAACCGGTCTGCGTGACGCTTCATAAGCCCGATTTCCGCATACCTGCCGATGAACTTGCATCGGCGATCACGGATCGCACCCGCATGATCGTGGTCAATAATCCGCATAATCCCACGGGACGCATGTTCACGCGCGATGAACTCGAGAGCGTTGCGGCGATTGCGCGGGACAGGGATCTGCTCGTGCTCAGTGACGAGGTCTATGAGTTTCTCACCTTCGACGGACGCCAGCACATTCCTTTCGCGACGTTGCCGGGCATGCGTGAACGCACGGTCACCATTTCCTCGACAGGAAAAACCTTCGGTATGACGGGATGGAAAATTGGATATGCCATCGCGGAAGAAGCACTGACAGCGGCGATTCGAACGGTGCATCAGTTTACAACCTTCGCGGTCAACACGCCGGGTCAGCTGGCCATGGCAGAGGGACTGCAGCGGCTTGAACAGTATCTGCCGGAATTCCGCGCACTGTATGCGGGTAAGCGTGACATGCTCGCCGAGGGACTCGAGGGCAGCTCCCTGCGGGTTCACGCGCCCGAAGGCACATATTTCATGATGGTATCACTCCCTGAGGATGCAGGGATGGGGGATGTCGAATGCGCAACGCGCCTGGTGACGGATAAGCAGGTCGCCGTCATCCCTCCCTCGGTGTTCTACCGGAACAGCGAGGAAGGGACAACCATGCTGCGACTCTGTTTCGCGAAAACGGAACACACACTGCGCGAAGGCATCAGCCGCCTGCAGTCGTGCTGA
- a CDS encoding sodium-dependent transporter — protein MSKAETFSSRWGMMLAMLSMAVGTGNIWRFPRIVATNDGGTFLIPWFIFLLLWSIPLLMIEFTLGKSMRAGPIDAFGKLIGSRFRWMGLWVAFTATAIMFYYSVVTGWCLRFLIASVTGEIPDAVPGTFWGAFEGSGQAVGTHLIMVAAAVALVYHGVRGIERVARILLPALIVLLIVLVIRAVTLPDAHRGLNFLFTVNWSDLANAELWLQALTQNAWDTGAGWGLVLVYAIYARAREDTTLNAALLGFGNNSISLLAGILVLTTIFSIQPDAATDIVGAGNNGLTFIWVPQLFAHIPAGNVFMAVFFLALLFAAFTSLVSLVELATRVLVDRRIPRRRAVLFVGGAGMLFGLPSALSPAFFNNQDAVWGIGLLLSGLFFTFAVLKYGARRFRIDFMSGGDSDLRMGRWWRYLVGFVFLEAIVLLLWWLSQTLSSEGWMQSLNPLSEWSLGTVLLQWGVLLVLFIWWNRRADRGKII, from the coding sequence TTGAGCAAGGCCGAAACATTTTCTTCCCGCTGGGGCATGATGCTCGCCATGCTGAGTATGGCGGTCGGCACGGGGAACATCTGGCGTTTCCCACGCATTGTCGCGACCAATGACGGCGGAACGTTTCTCATTCCCTGGTTCATTTTCCTTCTTCTCTGGTCCATCCCTCTCCTGATGATAGAGTTCACCCTCGGGAAATCCATGCGTGCGGGTCCCATCGACGCCTTCGGGAAACTGATCGGCAGCCGTTTCCGCTGGATGGGTCTGTGGGTGGCATTCACCGCGACGGCCATCATGTTCTACTACTCGGTGGTCACCGGATGGTGCCTCCGCTTTCTTATCGCATCGGTGACGGGGGAAATCCCGGATGCGGTACCCGGTACGTTCTGGGGCGCGTTCGAGGGAAGCGGCCAGGCCGTCGGCACGCATCTCATCATGGTCGCCGCCGCCGTGGCACTGGTTTATCACGGGGTCCGCGGCATCGAACGTGTCGCACGCATCCTTCTGCCTGCGTTGATCGTGCTTCTTATCGTCCTCGTCATTCGCGCGGTTACGCTGCCCGATGCGCACAGGGGACTGAATTTCCTGTTCACCGTCAACTGGTCTGACCTCGCCAACGCCGAACTCTGGCTGCAGGCGCTGACGCAGAATGCCTGGGATACCGGGGCGGGGTGGGGACTGGTGCTCGTCTATGCGATTTACGCAAGGGCACGCGAAGACACCACGCTCAATGCCGCATTGCTGGGCTTCGGCAACAACAGCATTTCGCTGCTTGCGGGTATACTCGTGCTGACCACCATTTTCTCGATACAGCCGGATGCTGCGACCGACATCGTCGGCGCGGGCAATAACGGACTCACCTTCATCTGGGTACCGCAGCTTTTCGCACACATTCCGGCCGGCAACGTTTTCATGGCCGTGTTTTTCCTCGCATTGCTTTTCGCCGCCTTCACCTCACTGGTTTCCCTCGTAGAGCTGGCAACGCGTGTGCTGGTCGACCGCCGCATTCCCCGCCGGCGTGCCGTGCTCTTCGTCGGCGGAGCGGGCATGCTGTTCGGCCTCCCTTCGGCACTGAGTCCGGCATTCTTCAACAACCAGGATGCCGTGTGGGGAATCGGACTGCTGCTCTCGGGACTGTTCTTCACTTTCGCCGTCCTGAAATACGGAGCGCGCAGATTCCGTATCGATTTCATGAGCGGTGGAGACAGTGATCTGCGCATGGGACGCTGGTGGCGTTATCTTGTGGGCTTCGTCTTCCTCGAGGCAATTGTCCTGCTGCTCTGGTGGCTGAGTCAGACACTGTCTTCCGAGGGCTGGATGCAATCGCTCAACCCACTTAGCGAATGGAGCCTGGGCACGGTACTGCTGCAGTGGGGCGTGCTGCTCGTGCTGTTCATCTGGTGGAACCGTCGAGCGGACAGGGGGAAAATCATATGA
- a CDS encoding DinB family protein, with protein sequence MMADYDNLRQQYHALITRMHEIFDGVDESVAFTRPVPGRWSMAECIAHLNVTGAPYLERLTHVHEQGNREDLPRRKPTKHPGFFVRRIIWSLEPPYRMKVKTFTQFEPQEGSGLEQTLRTFERQQHDFLTLIDAFTHDGVPRLRVQSPAQPLLRLYADDWMLFLAAHARRHLWQAERVHHECE encoded by the coding sequence ATGATGGCCGATTACGACAACCTGCGTCAGCAGTATCACGCACTCATCACACGGATGCACGAAATATTCGATGGAGTGGATGAGTCAGTGGCTTTCACGCGGCCCGTCCCCGGACGCTGGTCCATGGCCGAATGCATAGCACATCTGAATGTCACTGGGGCGCCCTACCTCGAGCGTCTCACGCATGTGCACGAGCAGGGAAACCGTGAGGATCTGCCCCGGCGTAAACCCACGAAACATCCCGGGTTTTTCGTGCGTCGCATCATCTGGAGCCTGGAACCGCCGTACCGGATGAAGGTCAAGACCTTTACACAATTCGAGCCGCAGGAGGGTAGCGGACTCGAACAGACCCTGCGCACCTTCGAGCGACAGCAGCATGATTTCCTGACGTTGATCGACGCGTTCACGCATGACGGTGTTCCACGCCTGCGGGTGCAGTCTCCCGCCCAGCCGCTGCTTCGGCTGTATGCCGACGACTGGATGCTGTTCCTGGCGGCCCATGCCAGAAGACATCTCTGGCAGGCGGAACGGGTTCACCACGAATGCGAGTAA
- a CDS encoding C40 family peptidase → MKMLRYFALLPILILILQGCSTLEPLPRFRTSSTSFAPDQLPLAERSSRDLLDPATVADYSNIKEQASERSSIAGDADEVKRMIINQSSNSLAMHVDKVGLDVEEIEDELAEGDALETDDVPVFETTVEKVLEQSYNASLEESSEINPAVNRSELMREIINLLGIRYRYGGTDATRGLDCSAFTGTIYSRALGVRLPRSSNQQFREGDRIKREELQIGDLVFFKTRRRRAPVSHVGIYVGQHLFAHASTKHGVVISSLDHPYYHRTFVGARRLLSTPLPEAQASRE, encoded by the coding sequence GTGAAAATGCTACGATACTTCGCACTGCTTCCCATACTGATTCTGATACTGCAGGGATGTTCCACCCTCGAACCCCTGCCGCGCTTCCGCACCTCCAGTACATCATTCGCCCCTGATCAGCTCCCGCTCGCCGAGCGTTCGAGCCGTGATCTGTTGGATCCTGCCACGGTGGCAGACTATTCCAACATCAAGGAACAGGCTTCGGAACGCTCCTCCATCGCAGGGGATGCTGACGAGGTCAAGCGCATGATCATCAACCAGAGTTCCAACAGTCTTGCCATGCATGTCGACAAAGTCGGGCTCGATGTCGAAGAGATCGAGGACGAACTGGCGGAAGGCGATGCATTGGAAACGGATGACGTACCCGTCTTCGAGACGACGGTCGAGAAAGTGCTCGAGCAGAGCTATAACGCATCACTGGAAGAAAGCAGCGAAATCAATCCCGCCGTCAATCGCAGCGAACTCATGCGCGAGATCATCAACCTGCTCGGCATCCGCTACCGCTATGGCGGAACCGATGCAACACGCGGTCTCGACTGCTCCGCGTTCACCGGCACGATTTACAGCCGCGCGCTGGGCGTGCGTCTGCCGCGCAGCTCGAATCAGCAGTTCCGTGAAGGCGATCGGATCAAACGTGAAGAACTGCAGATCGGTGACCTGGTGTTTTTCAAGACGCGCCGCCGCCGCGCCCCCGTTTCGCATGTAGGGATTTACGTGGGGCAACACCTTTTCGCCCACGCGAGCACGAAGCACGGCGTTGTCATCTCCAGCCTCGACCATCCGTATTACCATCGCACCTTCGTCGGCGCCCGCCGTCTGCTCTCGACTCCCCTGCCGGAAGCCCAGGCCAGCCGCGAATAA
- the trxA gene encoding thioredoxin has product MKPMEITDANFAQEVEQSDLPVLIDFWAVWCGPCRIIAPVVEELAGEYDGKLKVGKLDVDNNPNVAMKYGIRSIPTLLVFKGGEVVDRIVGAVPKQAIEEKVKPLM; this is encoded by the coding sequence ATGAAACCGATGGAAATCACCGACGCGAACTTCGCCCAGGAAGTCGAGCAGTCCGATCTTCCCGTACTTATTGATTTCTGGGCCGTGTGGTGCGGTCCCTGCCGCATCATCGCACCAGTTGTCGAAGAACTGGCTGGCGAATACGACGGCAAACTGAAAGTCGGCAAACTCGATGTCGACAACAATCCCAACGTCGCCATGAAATACGGAATCCGCAGCATCCCGACCCTGCTTGTGTTCAAGGGCGGCGAAGTCGTGGATCGCATCGTCGGCGCCGTGCCCAAGCAGGCAATTGAAGAGAAGGTAAAACCGCTCATGTAA